A section of the Apodemus sylvaticus chromosome 10, mApoSyl1.1, whole genome shotgun sequence genome encodes:
- the Litaf gene encoding lipopolysaccharide-induced tumor necrosis factor-alpha factor, translating to MSAPGPYQAAAGPSVMPTAPPTYEETVGVNSYYPTPPAPMPGPATGLITGPDGKGMNPPSYYTQPVPVPNANAIAVQTVYVQQPVSFYDRPVQMCCPSCSKMIVTQLSYNAGALTWLSCGSLCLLGCIAGCCFIPFCVDALQDVDHHCPNCKALLGTYKRL from the exons ATGTCGGCTCCAGGACCTTATCAAGCAGCTGCAGGCCCTTCTGTAATGCCCACCGCACCCCCAACCTATGAAGAAACAGTGGGTGTCAACAGTTACTACCCAACGCCCCCAGCGCCTATGCCGGGACCAGCCACAGGGCTCATTACAGGCCCAGATGGGAAAGGCATGAATCCACCTTCGTACTACACCCAGCCTGTGCCTGTCCCCAACGCCAACGCAA TTGCCGTGCAGACTGTCTACGTACAGCAGCCCGTCTCCTTCTACGACCGCCCCGTCCAGATGTGCTGTCCTTCCTGCAGTAAGATGATCGTGACCCAGCTGTCCTACAATGCCGGGGCCCTCACCTGGCTCTCCTGTGGCAGCCTGTGTCTGCTGGG ATGCATCGCTGGCTGCTGCTTCATCCCATTCTGCGTAGACGCCCTGCAGGACGTGGACCATCACTGCCCCAACTGCAAAGCGCTTCTGGGCACCTACAAGCGTTTGTAG